Part of the Gottschalkia purinilytica genome is shown below.
AACTTTAACAAATGCTTATTACTGGGAAGGAGCAGATGCTGCCAATATTAGTATTGTATCAACTATTACTAATAACAGCAATGAAATCATAGGAGTACAAGCAATAGATATAAGTCTAAAGGAACTTACTGATATGATTAAAAATATTAAAATAAGTGACACAGGATATATAATTTTAGCTCAAGATGATGGAGTTATATTATCAAATCCTAAAAATGCAGAGCTTAATTTTGAACATATATCTAAGTTAAATATAAATAAATTAAATACTAGTAAAGATAGTTATTTTGAATTTAAAGAAAACAATAAAAAATATATAGCTAATATATACACCTCTAAAAAAACTGGATGGAAATTCATTGGGGTTATGGAAAGGTCAGAACTCTATGAAAAAATGTACTATATAACACTAATAATATTTATAGTTACCGTTGCAATTGTAACAGTATTCTTATTAATAGTTAGAGCTACAACAGAAAATAAGTTACTCAGATTAAACCCTATTTTTAATTTAGAAGATAAATAATAGCATTACATTTTTCATATAAATATTAATCTATTATTTATTCATATTATTACTTATGCTTATTTTAATAATATAACAGATTTATGAACAACAAAGCTTGAAATTTTATGAGTAGGATATTAATTTATTTAAAAACTACATTTAAATAAAAAAAT
Proteins encoded:
- a CDS encoding cache domain-containing protein, which encodes MNKIWKNELIFPVIFVLTISVIITAILSSAASYIIKRDFANYTRREIIQVDNMVNTYFSVLMENCKQLATNADVKKADENIRSYVNQKTKEGKIKFSPLMDDSVESRIFNVYKNFATSHTNIADVYMATKYGGYIQYRDGNIYDNYDPRQRPWYKIALETPGKVTLTNAYYWEGADAANISIVSTITNNSNEIIGVQAIDISLKELTDMIKNIKISDTGYIILAQDDGVILSNPKNAELNFEHISKLNINKLNTSKDSYFEFKENNKKYIANIYTSKKTGWKFIGVMERSELYEKMYYITLIIFIVTVAIVTVFLLIVRATTENKLLRLNPIFNLEDK